From a region of the Cenarchaeum symbiont of Oopsacas minuta genome:
- a CDS encoding D-aminoacyl-tRNA deacylase produces the protein MAIIKASLYPFHVDLLVAFREDPAGLNMANHIASDMKGFGSEFFGPLYDLLIIDTPSISADWLAEKKGYDACVFLSKHAAESGRLALTCHSTGNFDKALYGGNERQVAVPYYGFQKKYMQILWNKRDQFNKFHITVEATHHGPTALEIPSIFVEVGTTSLQWNDQHLCARVADVVREAYNTHHVAPYAICFGGTHYPEKFTKMLLEGEYALGTMVPKHALEHIDEEMFLHILERNPGVKVALVDSAGLGKFKAGIVSMIEKFGLEAIWL, from the coding sequence GTGGCAATTATTAAGGCGTCTTTATATCCCTTTCATGTGGATTTGTTAGTGGCTTTTAGAGAAGATCCAGCAGGTCTGAACATGGCCAATCATATAGCATCAGACATGAAGGGTTTTGGTTCAGAGTTCTTTGGACCATTATATGATTTGTTGATAATAGATACTCCATCAATATCTGCTGACTGGTTGGCAGAAAAGAAAGGCTATGATGCGTGTGTATTTTTGTCAAAACATGCAGCCGAGTCAGGCAGGCTAGCTCTAACGTGTCATAGCACGGGAAATTTTGATAAAGCACTTTACGGCGGTAACGAAAGACAAGTGGCAGTACCGTATTATGGATTTCAAAAAAAGTATATGCAAATTCTATGGAATAAAAGAGACCAATTTAATAAATTTCACATTACAGTAGAGGCAACGCATCATGGTCCTACAGCACTTGAGATCCCATCAATATTTGTAGAGGTTGGAACTACGTCATTACAGTGGAATGATCAACATCTTTGTGCTAGAGTGGCCGACGTGGTAAGAGAGGCGTATAATACGCATCATGTGGCTCCATATGCTATCTGTTTTGGCGGAACACATTATCCTGAGAAATTTACAAAGATGCTTCTAGAGGGAGAGTATGCACTAGGAACAATGGTACCAAAACATGCCCTAGAACATATCGATGAAGAGATGTTTTTGCATATACTAGAACGCAATCCTGGGGTAAAAGTAGCACTAGTTGATTCTGCAGGACTTGGGAAATTCAAGGCAGGAATCGTATCGATGATCGAAAAATTTGGATTGGAGGCAATATGGCTATGA
- a CDS encoding cysteine methyltransferase, giving the protein MSELALRVYEKLKKVPKGRVTTYAELARAVGIENGQRAIGNIMNKNPTPITIPCHRVVRSDGSVGGYAFGEAKKRLLLSAEGVIIKDGHITNMKDTVYYF; this is encoded by the coding sequence ATGAGCGAATTAGCATTACGTGTATATGAAAAACTCAAAAAAGTTCCAAAAGGGCGCGTTACAACGTATGCTGAACTTGCAAGAGCAGTGGGTATTGAAAACGGCCAACGTGCCATAGGCAACATTATGAACAAAAACCCAACACCAATAACCATTCCATGTCATAGGGTGGTAAGATCTGATGGGTCAGTTGGAGGATATGCGTTTGGTGAAGCAAAAAAGAGATTGCTATTATCGGCAGAAGGTGTGATTATAAAAGATGGTCACATTACAAACATGAAAGATACCGTGTATTATTTTTAG
- a CDS encoding ribosomal protein L19e, with product MVVNLRTKKRLVSRVTGVGIHRIRFNYNYLEDIADAITRENIRSLITANSITFKPIVGTSRGRAHQKKLQKTKRGKKAGSKKGRKGARVGKKKVYVKKVRSLRYLLGVAKDRGELPNVEFWKLYKMVRGNTIRNKAHLRSLMAEVITVKKT from the coding sequence TTGGTAGTAAATCTTAGAACAAAAAAACGTCTTGTCTCGCGAGTTACTGGAGTTGGAATTCACAGAATTAGATTCAACTATAATTATCTAGAGGATATTGCCGATGCCATTACACGAGAGAACATACGCAGTTTAATTACTGCAAATTCAATTACTTTCAAACCCATTGTTGGAACATCCCGCGGTAGAGCACATCAAAAGAAATTACAAAAGACAAAACGAGGTAAAAAAGCAGGTTCTAAAAAAGGTAGAAAAGGTGCTAGAGTTGGCAAAAAGAAAGTATATGTTAAAAAAGTTCGCTCGTTACGATATCTGCTCGGTGTGGCAAAGGATCGAGGTGAGCTACCAAATGTAGAATTTTGGAAACTATACAAAATGGTTCGTGGAAATACGATACGAAACAAAGCACACCTTCGTTCTTTGATGGCCGAAGTTATCACCGTCAAAAAAACCTAA
- a CDS encoding ribosomal protein L32e, whose protein sequence is MPINAKMMEKRSYESAHRPKFIRPESWRYDRLRTTWRKPKGVDNHQRKQKSRGRPGIVKIGYGGPRATRGLHPSGLTDNLVYRTKDLNGLDPKKDGIRLGHSVGTKNRKIIVAAAIEAKFKVFNARVSLVGSKS, encoded by the coding sequence ATGCCAATTAATGCCAAGATGATGGAGAAGAGGAGTTACGAATCAGCTCACCGTCCAAAGTTCATTAGACCAGAGAGCTGGAGATACGATAGGCTACGCACTACTTGGAGAAAACCCAAAGGTGTTGATAATCATCAGCGTAAACAAAAGAGTCGCGGACGCCCTGGAATTGTCAAGATTGGATATGGTGGTCCAAGAGCGACTCGCGGTCTGCATCCTTCTGGTCTGACTGATAATCTAGTATACCGTACAAAAGATCTGAACGGTCTTGATCCTAAAAAAGATGGTATTAGACTAGGTCATAGTGTAGGAACAAAGAACCGTAAAATTATTGTGGCAGCTGCAATAGAGGCAAAATTTAAAGTGTTTAATGCAAGAGTGAGTTTAGTTGGTAGTAAATCTTAG
- a CDS encoding phosphoenolpyruvate carboxykinase (ATP): MSGKKIDSPTSDYAEQTEAMGFSPGKLYKNLDIKTLISIAISNGEGKLSYAGSLAVKTGKYTGRSPDDRFIVRDEKTKDTVDWGKINHPIAPDKFDGIFERLKQHLDGKNLYVFDGFVGADPANRLPIRVINDRAWQNLFARHMFIRPTELEITSHTPEFNLICINDFESVPEEDGTNSNVFIMIDLTRKLVLIGGTRYAGEIKKSMFSVMNFILPQRGIFPMHCSANVGSDGFSALFFGLSGTGKTTLSADPKRNLVGDDEHGWSDSGIFNFEGGCYAKCINLNREAEPQIWNAIKDGTVLENVVLDSDGKPEYNDNSLTENTRAAYPLDYIPNIATSSVGGHPKTIVFLTADAMGVLPPLARLSNDGAMYHFMSGYTSKLAGTERGIKEPKAVFSECFGAPFMPRSASVYAKMLGEKILKYRTSVYLINTGWSGGSYGIGERISIKYSRAMVTAAISGTIESVEYRHDDLFNLDIPKECPGVPSEILDPKNTWSETDSYETVARKLAGMFVENFEKFNDASSNVRAAGPNV, translated from the coding sequence TTGAGCGGGAAAAAGATAGATTCTCCTACCAGCGATTACGCTGAACAGACAGAGGCGATGGGCTTTAGTCCTGGAAAACTCTACAAAAATCTTGATATTAAAACGCTCATATCTATTGCCATATCAAACGGCGAAGGCAAATTATCATATGCAGGATCGCTTGCAGTAAAGACAGGCAAATACACAGGCAGGTCCCCTGATGATCGTTTTATCGTACGCGATGAAAAGACAAAAGATACAGTGGATTGGGGAAAGATAAACCACCCAATAGCACCAGACAAGTTTGATGGAATATTTGAGAGATTAAAACAGCATCTAGATGGAAAAAATCTTTATGTCTTTGATGGATTTGTCGGAGCGGATCCTGCAAATCGTCTACCCATACGCGTAATAAACGACCGCGCATGGCAGAATCTCTTTGCACGACATATGTTCATACGTCCTACAGAACTAGAGATTACATCCCACACACCAGAGTTTAATCTCATATGCATAAACGATTTTGAATCCGTACCAGAGGAGGATGGGACAAACTCTAATGTATTTATCATGATAGATCTTACACGAAAGCTGGTACTCATCGGTGGCACACGATATGCTGGAGAGATAAAAAAATCAATGTTCTCTGTAATGAACTTTATCTTGCCACAACGTGGAATATTTCCGATGCACTGTTCTGCAAACGTGGGATCTGATGGATTTAGTGCACTCTTTTTTGGACTCTCTGGTACGGGCAAGACTACGCTCTCTGCAGATCCTAAACGTAATCTTGTAGGTGATGATGAACATGGCTGGTCTGATTCAGGTATCTTTAACTTTGAAGGTGGATGTTATGCAAAATGTATCAATCTAAATCGTGAAGCAGAACCACAAATTTGGAATGCAATCAAAGATGGAACTGTACTTGAAAATGTTGTACTAGATTCAGATGGCAAACCCGAATATAATGACAACTCGTTGACCGAGAATACACGTGCAGCATATCCTCTAGACTATATTCCTAATATAGCCACGTCTAGTGTAGGCGGTCATCCAAAGACGATCGTCTTCCTAACAGCAGACGCGATGGGAGTCTTACCGCCACTTGCACGTCTATCAAACGATGGTGCAATGTACCATTTTATGTCTGGATATACTAGCAAGCTTGCTGGAACTGAGCGCGGAATAAAAGAGCCAAAGGCTGTATTCTCTGAATGTTTTGGAGCCCCGTTTATGCCACGCTCTGCCTCAGTTTATGCAAAGATGCTTGGAGAGAAGATACTAAAATATAGAACATCTGTCTACTTGATAAACACTGGTTGGTCTGGTGGGTCGTATGGAATCGGTGAGCGCATCAGCATAAAATACAGCAGAGCAATGGTAACTGCAGCAATATCTGGTACCATTGAAAGTGTTGAATACCGACATGATGATCTCTTTAACCTAGACATTCCAAAAGAATGCCCAGGTGTACCATCTGAAATTCTAGATCCAAAAAACACATGGTCTGAGACTGATTCATACGAGACTGTTGCAAGAAAACTTGCTGGCATGTTTGTAGAGAATTTTGAAAAATTCAACGATGCATCATCTAATGTACGTGCAGCTGGCCCTAACGTTTAG
- a CDS encoding peptidase S8/S53 subtilisin kexin sedolisin (vpr) codes for MDLVLFVIFMLCILVILIPGQAVAQYAGGPLMDASIPYVGADLPVNAGYNGSGITVAIIDTGVDFTHPDLADIGKRSSNDIDGHGTQVIGIIAANGSLNGIVPGVSVLSYKISEDGIGVSAKKIISAIEKAIAEGVDVVNISLGVNRTNANIDAVITRAAAAGVLIVSAAGNDGPKESSIGSPGINPNSITVGATYNNVSSSIVASLNVNGEYFNAAPMVGTISLNAPIEAEIVFGGYAKESDLQGTEYNGSIVLAERGSDIPKELIYFTEKEAAASNAGAIAIIVYNNVEGMFLGDLQHNNTDLEYKPNILIVSISREDGLKIKEYAEKKAIGRLDTFLGIDTVTHFSSRGPVSPFYIKPDLVAPGAYINTTSTGGGYEIASGTSFSAPHVTGVAIALLDKNPNLTPTDIRSIISTTADASSSSIYTEGSGRLNVTRAFMANMITTPHHLVLHISPVKPAAIGSILLQPIDGVLGEISASAEISDGAEIKIETFDNRIMVNASSNSSESTTYYGRILINDGTVEYGVPVMVMMTNGSMNVEIKDGTLDTQIVWPNDWSYARIMVENPFTGWTNTITAKPDLPIHMHLPENGTYWVSATIDSTGRSYEAYAIVETDTLAGIAERSEIPNIPIDVIAIAIFTLAILYMLFRITKR; via the coding sequence ATGGATCTTGTATTGTTTGTCATCTTTATGCTGTGTATTTTAGTAATATTGATTCCAGGACAGGCAGTAGCCCAATATGCTGGAGGACCACTCATGGATGCTAGTATTCCATATGTGGGCGCAGATCTACCAGTCAATGCAGGATACAATGGTAGTGGAATCACGGTTGCCATTATAGATACAGGAGTAGACTTTACACATCCAGATCTTGCAGATATTGGGAAAAGATCATCAAATGATATAGACGGACATGGGACGCAGGTGATAGGCATCATTGCAGCCAATGGAAGTTTGAATGGCATAGTTCCTGGCGTGAGCGTATTATCCTACAAAATATCAGAGGATGGTATTGGAGTTTCGGCAAAAAAAATTATCAGTGCCATAGAAAAAGCTATTGCCGAAGGAGTGGATGTTGTAAACATTAGTCTTGGCGTAAACAGAACAAATGCAAATATTGATGCAGTTATTACTCGTGCTGCTGCTGCGGGTGTTTTGATAGTGTCAGCAGCAGGTAATGATGGTCCAAAGGAATCTAGCATAGGTAGTCCCGGCATAAACCCCAATTCCATTACAGTTGGTGCAACATACAACAATGTTTCTTCTAGCATAGTAGCCTCACTAAATGTGAATGGAGAATATTTCAACGCTGCTCCCATGGTAGGCACGATTTCTTTGAATGCACCCATTGAAGCAGAGATAGTATTTGGAGGGTATGCAAAAGAATCGGATCTTCAAGGTACAGAGTATAACGGTTCTATTGTTCTAGCCGAACGTGGTAGTGATATTCCTAAAGAGTTGATATATTTTACCGAAAAAGAAGCAGCTGCATCAAATGCAGGTGCAATAGCCATCATCGTATACAACAACGTAGAAGGAATGTTTCTAGGTGATCTACAGCACAACAATACGGATCTTGAATACAAACCAAACATACTGATCGTATCAATATCTAGAGAAGATGGTCTAAAGATCAAAGAATATGCAGAAAAGAAAGCCATAGGAAGACTAGATACATTTCTTGGAATAGATACAGTAACTCACTTTAGCTCTAGAGGACCGGTCTCGCCATTTTATATAAAACCCGATCTTGTAGCACCTGGAGCATACATCAATACGACCTCAACTGGTGGAGGATACGAGATAGCAAGTGGGACAAGTTTTTCTGCTCCACATGTTACAGGAGTTGCTATTGCACTATTGGATAAAAATCCAAATCTTACACCAACAGATATTCGATCCATAATTTCTACCACAGCCGATGCATCTAGTTCAAGCATATACACTGAAGGAAGTGGTAGGCTCAACGTTACTCGAGCATTTATGGCAAACATGATTACAACCCCACATCATCTTGTACTACACATTTCACCAGTAAAACCTGCCGCAATTGGTAGTATTTTACTTCAACCTATAGACGGCGTTCTAGGAGAGATCAGCGCATCAGCAGAGATCTCTGATGGTGCAGAGATCAAGATAGAGACTTTTGATAACCGTATTATGGTTAATGCAAGTTCAAATTCATCAGAATCTACAACATATTATGGCAGAATTTTGATAAATGATGGAACAGTAGAGTATGGTGTACCCGTAATGGTTATGATGACAAATGGTTCAATGAACGTAGAGATCAAAGATGGAACACTAGATACTCAAATTGTTTGGCCAAATGATTGGTCATATGCAAGAATTATGGTAGAGAATCCTTTTACTGGATGGACAAATACGATTACTGCAAAACCAGATTTACCTATACACATGCATCTACCTGAAAATGGAACATATTGGGTTAGTGCCACTATAGACTCTACTGGTAGATCATACGAAGCGTATGCTATCGTAGAGACAGACACGCTAGCAGGTATTGCAGAGAGATCTGAGATTCCAAATATACCAATCGATGTTATCGCAATAGCAATATTTACACTTGCCATATTGTATATGTTATTTAGGATCACTAAACGTTAG